In one window of bacterium DNA:
- a CDS encoding DUF3795 domain-containing protein, with amino-acid sequence MGKEDKNLIAYCSLYCGDCFGYKGKVADLSRDLRKELREAKFDKTAEYLSTLSFFEVFKNYKECYEVLGALVKMRCKKACKSGGGPPFCKMRKCCQKKGIEGCWQCEEFETCEKLDFLRPNHGDAHIKNLRIIKKKGVDEFLKGKRHWYTQSAT; translated from the coding sequence ATGGGTAAGGAAGATAAAAATTTGATTGCTTACTGTAGTCTTTACTGTGGAGACTGCTTTGGCTACAAAGGAAAGGTTGCTGATTTGTCAAGGGATCTTAGAAAAGAGTTGAGGGAGGCAAAGTTTGACAAAACAGCAGAATACTTATCTACTCTCTCATTTTTTGAGGTATTCAAAAACTACAAAGAGTGTTATGAAGTGCTGGGAGCATTAGTAAAAATGCGTTGTAAAAAAGCATGCAAAAGTGGTGGAGGTCCACCTTTCTGCAAGATGAGAAAATGTTGTCAGAAAAAAGGTATTGAAGGTTGCTGGCAATGTGAGGAATTTGAAACATGTGAAAAACTGGATTTCTTAAGGCCAAATCATGGAGATGCCCATATCAAGAATCTAAGAATAATTAAGAAAAAGGGGGTTGATGAGTTTCTTAAAGGAAAAAGGCATTGGTATACACAAAGTGCCACCTAA
- a CDS encoding 4Fe-4S dicluster domain-containing protein gives MESIKKDLAKCYQCGKCSAGCPIASFMDYTPNRLIRFIQLERIEPVLKSKTIWLCALCKTCSVRCPKEIDLAGVMNRLRLISEEENVKPGEKNVFLFHKLFNQEIKKNGRLFELSLILKYNLFSANPTKDILLGLLMFKKGKISLFPKKWVKKR, from the coding sequence ATGGAATCTATAAAAAAGGATTTGGCAAAGTGCTATCAGTGTGGGAAATGTAGTGCCGGGTGTCCGATTGCTTCCTTTATGGATTACACACCAAACAGGCTGATCAGATTTATCCAGCTTGAAAGAATAGAGCCTGTCTTAAAAAGCAAGACAATCTGGCTCTGTGCCCTTTGCAAAACCTGTAGTGTTAGATGCCCAAAGGAAATAGACTTGGCAGGGGTTATGAATAGATTAAGGCTTATCTCAGAAGAGGAAAATGTAAAGCCGGGTGAAAAAAATGTCTTTCTTTTTCATAAGCTCTTTAATCAGGAGATTAAAAAAAATGGGAGGCTCTTTGAATTAAGCCTTATTTTAAAATACAATCTTTTCTCCGCTAATCCCACAAAGGATATCTTGCTTGGTCTTCTTATGTTCAAAAAGGGAAAAATTTCCTTGTTTCCAAAGAAATGGGTAAAGAAGAGATAG
- a CDS encoding O-antigen ligase family protein, with the protein MKRVDQVIEYLILGILILIPLFYDPNIYVTFDLSKALLLRFLSLILLAFVSFRIIFYPFAFKRIGLYPPVIAFFISSITSTIFSVSPWQSLLGTYRRFEGLIAIMSYIFLFFVVTNFVSPLRINRFLKTIVIVGTIASIKGIFEGLSGTYPLCFFGNQNFLAAYLVLSIPFSFFLSFQSNRLWISTFIIMVFCLLLTRTRGAYLAFFISMPLFFILTGKGLLKRIEVKAILGILLFAFLILSLNPATSPIQRILGTFKVSKQGIAFQGTALERLYLWKAGFKTMLAYPLTGCGIEAMRLAYAKFEEAELEVVGGHNVKADRSHNETVDMGVTRGIPGLIIYIWLWITIIVLSLRIKNRLLSASFLASLIAYFVQCQFNFSMISYTTTFWILLSLLCLALREQEKKKLPLAKPKFSPGRIILFVCCLLSVVCCLILTIPIYKADVLFKNAVHYKERGQFDNAIQYAEEALKKHPKEPYYYETLCESLFMKAQFAETKEKQREWVNRAFIAADKALSITPTNGFFYNLLGGLHTLLYFSGDEKERDLAIKEYRHALELIPVFIEPYLNLAIIYKKEGDIDKAMYCYKKILEFNPEHPEALISLSDIYYQKHDIKNALIFFEKTRVACEKAILNDPTNKKIPPILKYAESMISIIGKTPL; encoded by the coding sequence GTGAAAAGGGTTGACCAGGTTATAGAATATCTTATTTTAGGAATTCTTATCCTCATCCCTTTGTTTTATGATCCAAACATCTATGTTACATTTGACCTTTCAAAGGCTTTGCTTCTTCGCTTTTTAAGCCTTATTCTCCTTGCTTTTGTCTCCTTTCGGATAATTTTTTATCCCTTTGCATTCAAAAGAATCGGCCTTTATCCCCCTGTAATTGCATTTTTTATCTCAAGCATTACTTCAACCATTTTTTCTGTATCTCCTTGGCAAAGCCTTTTAGGAACATATAGAAGATTTGAGGGTCTCATTGCTATTATGAGCTATATCTTTCTATTCTTTGTGGTGACAAATTTTGTTTCTCCTTTAAGGATAAATAGATTCCTTAAAACAATTGTTATTGTTGGGACAATCGCATCTATAAAGGGAATATTTGAGGGATTAAGCGGAACCTATCCCCTTTGTTTCTTTGGAAATCAAAATTTTCTAGCCGCCTATCTTGTTTTGAGTATTCCATTTTCCTTTTTCCTTTCCTTTCAAAGCAATAGGCTATGGATTTCTACATTCATTATAATGGTCTTCTGCCTTCTATTAACAAGAACAAGGGGTGCATACCTCGCCTTTTTTATAAGTATGCCTTTGTTTTTTATCCTAACAGGAAAAGGGTTATTAAAGAGGATTGAGGTAAAGGCTATTTTAGGAATCCTCCTCTTTGCTTTTTTAATTCTTTCCTTAAACCCAGCCACATCACCTATCCAAAGGATTTTAGGGACATTTAAGGTCTCCAAGCAGGGCATAGCTTTTCAGGGAACAGCCCTTGAAAGGTTATACCTCTGGAAGGCTGGATTTAAAACAATGCTTGCCTATCCCCTGACCGGCTGTGGGATTGAAGCAATGAGGCTTGCCTATGCAAAGTTTGAGGAAGCAGAGCTTGAGGTGGTTGGTGGACACAATGTCAAGGCAGATAGGAGCCACAATGAGACGGTTGATATGGGTGTTACAAGGGGAATCCCTGGGCTTATTATCTATATCTGGCTCTGGATAACCATTATAGTTTTATCTTTAAGGATAAAAAATAGGCTTTTATCTGCATCCTTTCTTGCCTCTTTAATTGCCTATTTTGTTCAATGTCAATTCAATTTTTCAATGATCTCATACACCACAACATTCTGGATATTGCTCTCCCTTTTGTGTTTAGCCTTAAGGGAACAGGAGAAGAAAAAACTCCCTCTTGCAAAACCAAAATTTTCCCCAGGCAGAATTATTTTGTTTGTCTGTTGTCTGTTGTCTGTTGTCTGTTGTCTCATTTTAACTATCCCCATATACAAAGCTGATGTATTATTCAAAAATGCGGTGCATTATAAAGAAAGGGGACAATTTGATAATGCTATCCAATATGCAGAGGAGGCTTTAAAAAAGCATCCAAAGGAGCCATATTACTATGAGACCCTTTGCGAATCCTTATTTATGAAGGCACAATTTGCCGAAACAAAAGAAAAACAAAGGGAATGGGTAAATAGGGCATTTATAGCAGCAGACAAAGCCCTTTCTATTACACCAACCAATGGTTTCTTTTATAACCTCCTAGGAGGTCTCCATACCCTTTTATATTTCTCGGGAGATGAAAAGGAAAGGGATTTAGCGATTAAAGAATATAGGCATGCATTGGAGCTTATTCCTGTATTTATTGAGCCATACCTTAACCTCGCCATTATCTATAAAAAGGAGGGAGATATTGATAAAGCTATGTATTGCTATAAAAAAATCCTTGAGTTTAATCCCGAGCATCCCGAGGCATTGATAAGCCTTTCTGACATCTATTATCAAAAGCATGATATAAAAAATGCCTTAATTTTCTTTGAAAAAACAAGGGTTGCCTGCGAAAAGGCAATTCTTAATGATCCCACAAATAAAAAAATTCCTCCCATTTTAAAATATGCAGAGTCTATGATTTCAATTATTGGCAAAACCCCTCTTTAA